One Paracoccaceae bacterium genomic region harbors:
- a CDS encoding DUF3572 domain-containing protein produces the protein MNRQEAAETLALQAVGWLASDADRLGGFLAATGASPADLRRGMGDPAFLGAVLDFILAEDDRVIDCARSLGVPPVRVAEARAALPGGDSPHWT, from the coding sequence ATGAACCGGCAAGAAGCCGCTGAGACGCTCGCCTTGCAGGCTGTCGGCTGGCTGGCCTCCGACGCCGATCGGCTGGGCGGTTTCCTGGCCGCGACCGGCGCGTCGCCCGCCGACCTGCGGCGCGGCATGGGCGATCCCGCCTTCCTGGGGGCCGTGCTCGACTTCATCCTCGCCGAGGATGACCGGGTGATCGACTGCGCCAGGTCGCTGGGCGTCCCGCCCGTCCGTGTCGCCGAGGCGCGGGCGGCGCTGCCGGGGGGCGACAGCCCGCACTGGACCTGA
- a CDS encoding diguanylate cyclase has product MDGRVLIIGGSAAARIMLKARLSATCHGITSLAEGAKGLACAAAGEHDAILVHQDLPDIPAPELVRRLRACAPRADMPVLVIGDDGGPEARIAAFEAGADDVIRHPDEALLAARLRSLLRHRDTLAELGANAEPVRGFGFAEADTGFAARADIVLVMERGEAALHLRRDLAVHLPQPPRVMTAAEALGDPQYSAGCAGPDLYVIHAAPQDTDSALRLMSELRSRAAGRHAAFCLLRSGSDAAIDPVGLDLGAGDLVDTGTDPREVALRLRRVLVRKLAADRLRASVRDGLRLAVTDPLTGLHNRRYAVRELAAMAEAAHEKGSTLAILILDLDRFKRVNDDWGHAAGDAVLIEVARRLGGALRGSDLIARIGGEEFLVALPDTALPEARRIAERLCDVIQARPVMLPAAQPLRITASIGLAVADLSGAGIAGSFQALLDRADRALLAAKSAGRNQVTVARSAA; this is encoded by the coding sequence ATGGACGGCAGGGTTCTCATCATCGGCGGATCGGCGGCGGCGCGGATCATGCTCAAGGCGCGTCTTTCGGCGACCTGCCATGGCATCACCAGCCTGGCCGAGGGGGCGAAGGGTCTCGCCTGCGCGGCTGCGGGCGAACATGACGCCATCCTGGTGCATCAGGACCTGCCCGACATCCCCGCGCCCGAACTTGTCCGGCGCCTGCGGGCCTGCGCTCCACGGGCCGACATGCCGGTTCTCGTGATCGGTGACGACGGCGGCCCGGAAGCCCGCATCGCCGCGTTCGAGGCGGGCGCCGACGACGTCATCCGCCATCCGGATGAGGCGCTGCTCGCCGCCCGCCTGCGCAGCCTTCTGCGCCACCGCGACACGCTGGCCGAACTCGGCGCCAATGCCGAACCCGTGCGCGGCTTCGGGTTCGCCGAGGCGGACACCGGGTTCGCCGCGCGCGCCGACATCGTCCTGGTGATGGAACGGGGCGAGGCGGCGCTGCACCTGCGGCGCGATCTGGCGGTGCATCTGCCGCAGCCGCCGCGTGTGATGACCGCCGCCGAGGCGCTTGGCGATCCGCAATATTCCGCCGGTTGCGCAGGGCCGGACCTGTATGTGATCCACGCCGCGCCACAGGACACCGACAGCGCGCTCCGCCTGATGTCGGAACTGCGCAGCCGCGCGGCCGGGCGCCATGCCGCCTTCTGCCTTCTGCGATCGGGCAGCGATGCCGCGATCGACCCCGTCGGCCTCGATCTGGGGGCGGGCGATCTGGTCGATACCGGAACCGACCCGCGCGAGGTTGCCCTGCGGCTGCGCCGCGTGCTGGTGCGGAAACTGGCGGCCGACCGTCTGCGCGCCTCGGTCCGCGATGGCCTGCGCCTTGCCGTCACAGATCCGCTGACCGGCCTGCACAACCGTCGCTATGCGGTGCGCGAGCTTGCGGCGATGGCCGAGGCTGCACATGAAAAGGGCAGCACGCTGGCCATCCTGATCCTCGATCTGGACCGTTTCAAGCGCGTGAACGACGATTGGGGTCACGCTGCCGGCGACGCCGTGCTGATCGAGGTCGCGCGGCGGCTGGGCGGCGCGCTGCGCGGGTCGGACCTGATTGCCCGCATCGGCGGCGAAGAGTTTCTCGTCGCCCTCCCCGACACCGCCCTGCCCGAGGCCCGGCGCATCGCGGAACGGCTGTGCGACGTGATCCAGGCCCGGCCGGTCATGCTGCCGGCCGCGCAGCCGCTGAGGATCACCGCGTCGATCGGACTGGCGGTCGCCGACCTTTCGGGCGCCGGGATCGCCGGGTCGTTCCAGGCGCTGCTTGACCGGGCCGACCGGGCGCTGCTCGCGGCGAAATCCGCAGGGCGCAACCAGGTGACGGTCGCACGCAGCGCGGCCTAG
- a CDS encoding periplasmic heavy metal sensor, producing the protein MKATPPRAPGRWLRVALAVSVALNLAVAGVIVGAVVRDGPPRGAAMRDFGLGPVAGALSDADRAALRRAFAARAPDLRAMRSGWRQDTAALVAVLRAEPFDPQAMRDTMESGARRVGDMIALSRGLLVDHVATMDPAARRAFAERLEAIGNRRGPSRDQRSDRP; encoded by the coding sequence ATGAAGGCGACCCCGCCCCGTGCCCCCGGACGCTGGCTGCGGGTGGCACTGGCGGTGTCGGTGGCGCTGAATCTGGCGGTGGCGGGTGTCATTGTCGGGGCGGTGGTGCGCGACGGGCCGCCGCGCGGCGCCGCGATGCGCGACTTCGGGCTGGGACCGGTGGCCGGGGCGCTGTCGGACGCGGATCGGGCGGCGCTGCGGCGGGCGTTTGCCGCGCGGGCGCCGGACCTGCGGGCGATGCGCAGCGGCTGGCGGCAGGATACGGCGGCGCTTGTGGCCGTGCTGCGCGCCGAACCCTTCGACCCCCAGGCGATGCGCGACACGATGGAGAGCGGGGCGCGCCGGGTCGGGGACATGATCGCGCTGTCGCGTGGGTTGCTGGTGGACCATGTTGCCACCATGGACCCGGCCGCGCGCCGGGCCTTTGCCGAACGGCTGGAGGCGATCGGCAACCGGCGCGGGCCATCGCGCGACCAGCGGTCGGACCGGCCCTGA
- a CDS encoding dihydroorotate dehydrogenase, with protein MLDALFAEARADRPRPGADLMARVMADAAAVTRPPVPRVRRASGLLRGLAAAFGGGLSLAGMVTAAAAGVWIGLAAPEPVGGLLGNATDETLDIIPDVTAMLDEAGEG; from the coding sequence ATGCTCGACGCGCTGTTTGCCGAGGCGCGTGCCGACCGTCCCCGTCCCGGTGCCGACCTGATGGCGCGGGTGATGGCCGACGCGGCCGCCGTGACCCGCCCGCCGGTGCCGCGGGTGCGCCGCGCGTCCGGCCTGCTGCGCGGTCTTGCCGCCGCATTCGGCGGCGGGCTGTCGCTGGCCGGGATGGTGACGGCGGCGGCGGCCGGTGTCTGGATCGGCCTTGCCGCCCCCGAGCCGGTCGGCGGCCTATTGGGCAATGCGACGGACGAGACGCTGGACATCATTCCGGACGTCACCGCGATGCTGGACGAGGCAGGGGAAGGATAG